From Syntrophobacterales bacterium:
ACAAATCAGCCTTCTTGCTGCCAAAGCGAAAAGACCGTCTTTTTGCCGTCATTTTCCGTGTCCGCCTGCTGTGCGGGTGAAGTCGGCGAGAAGTCGCCGCTCCTTCCGCGTCTTGACCAGGATTTTGTGACCGGGACCTTGGCAACGCCAGTAGGCTTGCTGCCCAGGGTATCGGCACAATTGCAGGGGCGGGATTATTGGGGGGCGATCAAGGCCCGCTGGGGGATCGGCCGGATGGATTACACCGTTGATCCGGGTCTTTACGCGCTGGGAAATCCGGATCGGGAGTCGCCGGTCCTGGTGAGCGCCAATTACAAGCTGAGTTTTGACGCACTGAGGTGTGCTTTGCCCGGCCGTGACCTCTGGCTGCTTGTGCTCGATACGAAGGGAATCAACGTCTGGTGCGCTGCCGGCAAGGGAACCTTCGGTACGGAGGAGCTGGTCGGCCGGATTGAAGCGAGCGGACTGAAGGAGGTCGTCAGCCACCGGTCGCTGATTCTCCCGCAATTGGGAGCGTCGGGGGTGGCCGCCCATACGGTCAAAAAACTCTCCGGATTTGGCGTTCGCTTCGGCCCGATCAGGGCCGAGGACCTGCCTGAATATATGGATGCCGGGTTCAAGGCCACCAGCAAAATGCGTCTCAAGACCTTCCCGCTTCGGGAAAGGACTGTCCTGATACCGGTCGAGCTGGTCGAAGCCCTAAAACCGGCCTTGATCATTGCGCCCCTCCTTTTCCTTTTCGGCGGCATCGGCGGCCCCGCCGGTTTCTGGGAAAAAGCCCTCGCTGAAGGCGCCTTTGCAGTTCTGGCGTTTCTGAGTGCGATTATGGCGGGGGCGGTAATCCATCCCCTGCTATTGCCGTATCTCCCCGGACGGGCATTTTCGACGAAGGGATTGGCGCTGGGAGCGGTCGTGGCGCTTATGATGCTTTTTGGCCACGGATACGATCCCTCGCTGTGGGCGGGGCGGCTGGGCATTCTGGCGTGGCTGCTGCTCATCCCGGCAGTCACGGCCTATCTGGCGATGAATTTTACCGGGGCATCCACGTTTACCTCCCCGTCCGGGGTGAACCGGGAGATGCGGTGGGCGCTTCCGGTGGAGATCGGGATGGGACTAACCGGTCTGATCCTGTGGATTGCGTCAATTTTGACTGCATAGGAGTTTTACGATGGGACAACTGATTTATCTGCGGAATGTGGTTACCTTGAAACTGGATCAGGGAAAATGTACCGGCTGCGGAACATGCCTGGAGGTATGCCCGCACGCGGTGTTTGCAATGAACGGCCGCCATGTCGAAATCCGGAACCGGGATGCGTGCATGGAGTGCGGCGCCTGCAGCCGGAATTGCCCTGCCGAAGCGATTTTTGTGCAGGCCGGCGTCGGCTGCGCGGCGGCCGTGATCAACGATATGCTGGGTCGCACCGGTTCGGCGTGTTGCTGCACCGCCAACTCGGAAGCCGCCTCTTCCGGAAAAAAGGGAGCGGCTTGCTGTTGAGGGCCTTTCCCAAAAAGGAAGTTCGGTTGCCACGGGCGGTCATTTTAATGTAAACGATTTTTCCCAGCGCACAGCAAGGAGGTGGAAGATGGTGGAAACGGGCGGCAGCGCGAAAAATCCGGCGGCGTGGATCAGGGAGCGCATCCTCGACTACATGGCCTCCGCCGAGAACAGCCTTCATTTCGAAGACGTCCTTGAGCCG
This genomic window contains:
- a CDS encoding 4Fe-4S binding protein, encoding MGQLIYLRNVVTLKLDQGKCTGCGTCLEVCPHAVFAMNGRHVEIRNRDACMECGACSRNCPAEAIFVQAGVGCAAAVINDMLGRTGSACCCTANSEAASSGKKGAACC
- a CDS encoding acetyl-CoA synthase subunit gamma codes for the protein MATPVGLLPRVSAQLQGRDYWGAIKARWGIGRMDYTVDPGLYALGNPDRESPVLVSANYKLSFDALRCALPGRDLWLLVLDTKGINVWCAAGKGTFGTEELVGRIEASGLKEVVSHRSLILPQLGASGVAAHTVKKLSGFGVRFGPIRAEDLPEYMDAGFKATSKMRLKTFPLRERTVLIPVELVEALKPALIIAPLLFLFGGIGGPAGFWEKALAEGAFAVLAFLSAIMAGAVIHPLLLPYLPGRAFSTKGLALGAVVALMMLFGHGYDPSLWAGRLGILAWLLLIPAVTAYLAMNFTGASTFTSPSGVNREMRWALPVEIGMGLTGLILWIASILTA